In one Vicinamibacterales bacterium genomic region, the following are encoded:
- a CDS encoding exodeoxyribonuclease VII small subunit produces MDETTIKDFEAALAELAGIVKKLEEGDLALEASLALYERGVRLQRYCHERLEAAERRIEILSDRGELVPAPPDLTDIGHDDDH; encoded by the coding sequence ATGGACGAAACGACGATCAAGGACTTCGAGGCGGCGCTGGCGGAGCTGGCTGGCATCGTGAAGAAGCTGGAGGAGGGTGACCTCGCGCTCGAGGCGTCGCTGGCGCTCTACGAGCGCGGCGTCCGGCTGCAGCGCTATTGCCACGAGCGGCTCGAGGCGGCGGAACGTCGCATCGAGATATTGAGCGACCGGGGCGAACTCGTGCCGGCCCCGCCCGATCTCACCGACATCGGCCACGATGACGACCACTAG
- a CDS encoding polyprenyl synthetase family protein gives MTTTSPAGPSAAAFDDFALACRRMVDEALARWLPRAPRCPEVVADAMRYSVTAGGKRLRPILVLAAADAVAGRRGLDVTTARAVALPAACALELIHTYSLVHDDLPAMDDDALRRGRPTLHTVVGEGQAILAGDGLQAEAFSLLAREPVTADPDLVLRKLRVIDLVARAAGPEGMVGGQAIDLQAAGKGPGETRVLDGPALTDMHARKTGALIRAATGAGAVMAGADEATLGSLDRWAAEVGLAFQIVDDVLDVEGESGALGKTAGKDAADGKPTFPALFGLAASKRLAAEATARAERALTEAGFAGSHLDAIARWILQRTS, from the coding sequence ATGACGACCACTAGTCCCGCCGGCCCTTCGGCCGCGGCGTTCGACGACTTCGCCCTCGCCTGCCGCCGCATGGTGGACGAGGCACTCGCGCGCTGGCTTCCGCGCGCGCCGCGCTGCCCCGAGGTCGTCGCGGACGCCATGCGCTACAGCGTGACCGCGGGCGGGAAGCGCCTGCGCCCGATCCTCGTGCTGGCCGCGGCCGACGCCGTCGCCGGCCGCCGCGGCCTCGACGTGACGACCGCGCGCGCGGTGGCCCTGCCCGCCGCGTGCGCGCTGGAGCTGATCCACACGTATTCCCTGGTCCACGACGACCTGCCCGCGATGGACGACGACGCCCTGAGGCGTGGGCGCCCGACCCTGCACACGGTCGTCGGCGAGGGACAGGCGATCCTGGCCGGCGACGGCCTGCAGGCCGAGGCGTTCTCCCTGCTCGCGCGCGAGCCCGTCACCGCGGACCCCGATCTCGTCCTGCGCAAGCTGCGCGTCATCGACCTGGTGGCGCGCGCGGCGGGACCGGAGGGCATGGTGGGTGGCCAGGCCATCGACCTCCAGGCCGCGGGCAAGGGCCCGGGCGAGACGCGGGTGCTCGACGGTCCGGCGCTGACCGACATGCACGCGCGCAAGACGGGCGCCCTCATACGTGCCGCGACGGGGGCCGGTGCGGTGATGGCTGGCGCCGACGAGGCCACCCTCGGCAGCCTCGACCGCTGGGCGGCCGAGGTCGGGCTGGCGTTCCAGATCGTGGACGACGTGCTCGACGTCGAGGGCGAGTCGGGCGCCCTCGGCAAGACGGCCGGCAAGGACGCGGCCGACGGCAAACCGACGTTTCCGGCCCTCTTCGGCCTGGCCGCGTCGAAACGCCTCGCCGCCGAGGCCACGGCACGCGCCGAACGCGCGCTCACCGAGGCCGGGTTCGCCGGCTCGCACCTCGACGCCATCGCGCGCTGGATCCTCCAGCGGACGTCGTGA